The following coding sequences are from one Microbulbifer sp. TB1203 window:
- a CDS encoding ABC transporter transmembrane domain-containing protein translates to MPSTAEPTVTSPVANRPASTASSMSAHEMIATLWQFVRPYKKVLVGAVVALVFTAGITLSIGQGVRLLVDEGLTGDSSQALAQAVLVLLALAGLMAMGTYVRFYLVSWLGERVVADLRKAVFDHIVTLHPSYFETNRSGEIMSRLTTDTTLLQHIIGTSFSMALRSALMFVGALVLLLFTDLKLSLIVLVGVPLVLLPIVLYGRRVRKLSKASQDSIADVGSYAGEIIQHIKTVQSYTRESDEKHAFAEEVETAFKIAKRRVRQRALLIAVVILLMFGAVSGLLWVGGNDMIAGRMSSGDLAAFVFYAVMMGSAVATISEVYGELQRATGATERLMDLLQVESEIPVSTGAASAASALSCAQVAFEAVDFSYPSRPDQPAVLGLSLNVEGGKSLALVGPSGAGKSTLLELLQRFYDPLGGRITLDGVDIREMDTGSLRRQIAVVPQQPALFTADVWYNIRYGKPGASDEEVIAAAKAAHAHEFIQQLPDGYNSHLGEQGTRLSGGQKQRLAIARAILKDPRILLLDEATSALDAESEYHVQQALQALMRNRTTIIIAHRLATILHADSIAVLDQGQLVAQGGHQELIEISPLYKRLAELQFQEAGA, encoded by the coding sequence ATGCCGAGTACCGCTGAACCCACCGTCACCTCACCGGTGGCGAACCGGCCTGCCAGTACCGCCTCAAGCATGAGTGCGCACGAGATGATAGCCACACTCTGGCAGTTTGTGCGGCCCTACAAGAAGGTTTTGGTGGGGGCGGTTGTGGCACTGGTGTTTACGGCCGGGATCACCTTGTCCATCGGCCAGGGTGTCAGGTTACTCGTCGATGAGGGGCTGACAGGGGATTCCAGCCAGGCGTTGGCCCAAGCCGTACTGGTCCTTCTTGCCCTGGCAGGCCTGATGGCGATGGGAACCTACGTGCGCTTCTACCTGGTGTCATGGCTGGGCGAGCGGGTGGTGGCTGATCTGCGTAAAGCGGTGTTTGATCATATCGTTACCCTGCATCCGAGTTATTTTGAGACCAACCGCAGCGGCGAGATTATGTCCCGCCTGACCACCGACACCACGTTACTGCAACATATCATCGGCACATCCTTCTCGATGGCACTGCGCAGTGCGCTGATGTTTGTGGGTGCATTGGTCCTTTTGTTGTTCACCGACCTCAAACTGAGCCTGATCGTATTGGTGGGCGTGCCGCTGGTGCTGCTGCCGATTGTGCTCTATGGCCGCAGGGTAAGAAAATTATCCAAGGCCAGCCAGGATTCCATCGCCGATGTGGGCAGTTACGCCGGTGAGATTATCCAGCACATAAAAACGGTGCAAAGCTACACTCGTGAAAGCGACGAAAAGCACGCGTTTGCCGAGGAAGTGGAAACCGCGTTTAAAATCGCCAAACGCCGTGTACGCCAGCGGGCACTGTTGATAGCGGTGGTGATACTGCTGATGTTTGGGGCCGTAAGCGGTTTGCTGTGGGTGGGCGGCAACGACATGATCGCCGGGCGTATGAGCAGCGGCGACCTGGCGGCATTCGTCTTTTACGCCGTCATGATGGGTTCCGCCGTAGCGACCATTTCCGAAGTCTATGGCGAGTTGCAGCGCGCCACCGGTGCCACCGAGCGGCTTATGGACTTGTTGCAGGTGGAGTCGGAGATCCCGGTCAGCACGGGTGCTGCAAGCGCAGCCAGTGCCCTATCCTGCGCCCAAGTAGCCTTCGAGGCCGTCGATTTCAGTTATCCCTCCCGGCCCGATCAGCCCGCCGTACTCGGATTAAGCCTGAATGTTGAAGGCGGCAAGAGTCTGGCGCTGGTCGGCCCTTCGGGCGCGGGCAAATCCACGCTGTTGGAACTGCTGCAACGGTTTTACGACCCGCTGGGCGGACGCATCACACTGGATGGCGTCGACATTCGCGAGATGGACACAGGGTCTCTGCGCAGGCAAATCGCGGTGGTGCCGCAACAGCCGGCACTGTTCACCGCGGATGTCTGGTACAACATCCGCTACGGCAAACCCGGCGCGAGCGATGAGGAGGTAATCGCGGCAGCCAAGGCGGCCCATGCCCATGAGTTTATCCAGCAATTGCCCGATGGCTACAACAGCCACCTGGGCGAGCAGGGCACGCGCCTGTCCGGGGGGCAGAAACAGCGCCTGGCCATTGCCCGCGCGATCCTGAAAGACCCGAGGATTCTGCTGCTGGATGAAGCCACCAGTGCGCTGGATGCCGAGAGCGAATATCACGTACAGCAGGCGTTGCAGGCACTGATGCGGAACCGCACCACCATCATCATCGCCCATCGGCTGGCGACGATTCTGCATGCCGATAGCATTGCGGTGCTGGATCAGGGGCAGCTGGTGGCGCAGGGTGGCCACCAGGAGCTTATAGAAATCTCACCCCTCTACAAACGCTTGGCGGAGTTGCAGTTCCAGGAAGCCGGTGCTTAG
- the pepN gene encoding aminopeptidase N → MTKTGKFAATLLCSVVLAACNQTQSGIDQGVTARTATAQRQEGPGLSETYAKQRKQQIAAVDYRLSVQIDKEGESFGGRVVAETELVEPVKAPLTIDFAGGSVEAVTVDDKSVPFEYNDHFITIAPEHLHGGKNAIAVDYRHPYSTDGSGLHRFEDPEDGRVYMYTDFEPYDANRLFPHFDQPNLKAHYTLDVKAPKDWLVISSVREEKIEQLESGFNHWYFPQSKKFSSYIFSLHAGPFHTWEDDADGIPLRLMARQSLAEYVKPEDWFTFTKQSFAFFQDYFEVDYPFVKYDQVIVPDFNAGAMENVGAVTFSERFVSRGEKTRAQRSRLANVIAHEMAHMWFGDLVTMDWWNGLWLNESFATYMANLALAEASEFDDAWENFYLGTKQWAYHSDQLVTTHAIELPVNNTAEAFANFDGITYGKGGSVLKQLPYYLGKEEFRKGVSNYLKELSYKNAELDDFIGHLGKAAGKDLGQWQQQWLYQPGLNTLTADFQCSDGKVTSLSLKQSAPTEYPTLREQRTQLGFYQMQDGAMVRTATLPVLYRGKVTEVAEAKGMDCPQILYPNEGDWAFVKVNLDPVSVEQASQHINDIDSAFTRLMLWQSLYDSVYDAKLPLDQYLRFALDNAGPETDINVVRLVSGHLTAAYAYLNQVAIDDAKRAELQLAIESFIWQQLQQAKAGSDAQKTWFSAFTEAAHSGEALANAGKLLNGELAIEGLTLDPDMRWSLVVLQNQHLYGDYQKAIERELEKDSSDRARNFAISAEAVRPQPEAKAKWLDNIIDHRDDFKLSQLKAAAYTMFPSEQSELFQANLERIVSAIDAANATNSPEYIGTFKSLFPLSCSEKGIEQVSKILDEKKDLNPLLEKGMKNRRFENQRCVAMSELLTGN, encoded by the coding sequence ATGACCAAAACCGGAAAATTCGCCGCGACACTGCTGTGCTCGGTGGTGCTGGCCGCCTGCAACCAGACCCAGAGCGGTATCGACCAGGGAGTCACCGCGCGAACTGCAACCGCGCAGCGGCAAGAGGGGCCCGGGCTCAGCGAAACCTACGCAAAGCAGCGCAAACAGCAGATCGCCGCGGTGGATTACCGCCTCTCGGTACAGATCGACAAAGAGGGTGAAAGTTTCGGTGGCCGGGTGGTCGCGGAAACCGAATTGGTGGAACCGGTCAAAGCACCGCTGACCATCGATTTCGCCGGCGGCAGCGTCGAGGCGGTGACCGTGGACGACAAGTCGGTACCCTTCGAGTACAACGACCACTTCATCACTATCGCCCCGGAGCATTTGCACGGAGGCAAAAATGCCATCGCGGTGGACTACCGCCATCCCTATTCCACCGACGGCTCCGGCCTGCACCGCTTCGAAGATCCGGAAGATGGCCGGGTGTATATGTACACCGACTTCGAGCCCTACGACGCCAACCGGCTGTTCCCGCATTTCGACCAGCCCAACCTCAAGGCTCACTACACCCTCGATGTAAAAGCGCCGAAAGACTGGCTGGTGATTTCCTCGGTGCGCGAGGAAAAAATCGAGCAACTGGAAAGCGGCTTCAATCACTGGTATTTCCCGCAGTCGAAGAAATTCTCCTCCTATATTTTCTCCCTGCACGCCGGCCCCTTCCATACCTGGGAGGACGACGCCGACGGCATCCCGCTGCGCCTGATGGCCCGCCAGAGTCTGGCGGAATACGTCAAACCCGAGGACTGGTTCACCTTCACAAAACAGTCCTTCGCCTTTTTCCAGGATTATTTCGAAGTGGATTATCCCTTCGTTAAATACGACCAGGTGATCGTGCCGGACTTCAACGCCGGCGCCATGGAAAACGTGGGCGCGGTGACTTTCAGTGAGCGGTTTGTTTCCCGCGGCGAAAAAACCCGGGCCCAGCGCTCCCGCCTGGCCAATGTGATCGCCCATGAAATGGCGCATATGTGGTTCGGCGACCTGGTGACCATGGACTGGTGGAACGGCCTGTGGCTGAACGAAAGCTTCGCCACCTATATGGCCAACCTGGCCCTGGCCGAAGCCAGCGAGTTCGACGACGCCTGGGAAAACTTCTACCTGGGCACCAAGCAGTGGGCCTACCACTCGGACCAGCTGGTAACCACCCACGCCATCGAACTGCCGGTGAACAACACCGCCGAGGCCTTTGCCAATTTCGACGGCATCACCTACGGCAAGGGCGGCTCGGTGCTCAAGCAATTGCCCTACTATCTGGGCAAGGAGGAATTCCGCAAAGGAGTGAGCAACTACCTGAAGGAACTCTCGTATAAAAACGCCGAACTGGACGACTTTATCGGCCACCTGGGCAAGGCCGCCGGCAAGGACCTGGGCCAGTGGCAGCAGCAGTGGCTCTACCAGCCGGGCCTGAACACCCTGACCGCGGACTTCCAGTGCAGCGACGGCAAGGTCACCAGCCTGAGCCTGAAACAGTCCGCGCCGACGGAATATCCCACCCTGCGCGAACAACGCACCCAGTTGGGCTTCTACCAAATGCAGGACGGCGCCATGGTGCGCACCGCCACCCTGCCGGTGCTCTATCGCGGGAAAGTCACCGAGGTGGCCGAGGCCAAAGGCATGGACTGCCCACAGATCCTCTACCCGAACGAGGGCGACTGGGCCTTCGTGAAAGTGAATCTGGACCCGGTATCCGTGGAGCAGGCATCGCAGCACATCAACGATATCGACAGCGCCTTTACCCGCCTGATGCTGTGGCAGAGCCTGTACGACAGCGTCTACGACGCCAAGCTGCCGCTGGACCAGTATCTGCGGTTCGCGCTCGACAACGCCGGCCCCGAGACCGACATCAACGTGGTGCGCCTGGTCTCCGGCCACCTGACCGCGGCCTACGCCTACCTGAACCAGGTCGCCATCGACGACGCCAAACGCGCTGAATTGCAACTCGCGATCGAGAGCTTCATCTGGCAACAGCTGCAACAGGCAAAGGCCGGCAGCGACGCGCAGAAAACCTGGTTCAGCGCCTTTACCGAAGCCGCGCACAGCGGCGAGGCCCTGGCCAATGCCGGGAAGCTGCTGAACGGCGAGCTGGCCATCGAGGGCCTGACCCTGGACCCGGACATGCGCTGGAGCCTGGTGGTGTTGCAGAACCAACACCTGTACGGCGACTACCAGAAGGCCATAGAGCGCGAGCTGGAGAAGGACAGCTCCGACCGCGCGCGCAACTTCGCGATTTCCGCCGAAGCCGTGCGCCCGCAGCCGGAAGCCAAGGCCAAGTGGCTGGACAACATCATCGACCACCGCGATGACTTCAAACTGAGCCAGCTCAAGGCCGCCGCCTACACCATGTTCCCCAGTGAGCAGTCCGAGTTGTTCCAGGCCAATCTGGAGCGCATCGTCAGCGCCATCGACGCCGCCAATGCCACCAATAGCCCGGAATATATCGGCACCTTCAAAAGCCTCTTCCCGCTGAGTTGCAGCGAGAAGGGCATAGAGCAGGTGAGCAAGATACTGGATGAGAAGAAAGACCTGAACCCGCTGCTGGAGAAGGGTATGAAGAACCGCCGTTTTGAAAACCAGCGCTGCGTGGCCATGAGCGAATTGCTGACGGGGAACTGA
- a CDS encoding glutathione S-transferase family protein has product MLDYKLYYWDLPFRGNFIQLFLEEVEAKYERHDATDIYPERSLKIKNPGMAPPYLYECKSKTYFAQMPAILMHLGREYDYLPKRAETHTLALKTILDCNDVLIEITNYNGSVMWNKNTWDEFRYSRLPDWMKVFEKTGLEHGLKGDKGFLLGSTISVADIATTALFGTMIHSFPELEEDLQGSAPHIATLCRRVEARPPIHRFLDKQRQENGRGYCGGQIEQSLRKVIEKCT; this is encoded by the coding sequence ATGTTGGATTACAAACTCTATTATTGGGATTTACCGTTTCGAGGGAACTTTATCCAGCTCTTTCTGGAGGAGGTTGAAGCCAAATACGAAAGGCATGATGCCACGGATATCTATCCGGAACGGAGCCTGAAAATCAAGAACCCAGGAATGGCGCCGCCGTATCTTTACGAGTGCAAGAGCAAAACCTATTTTGCACAGATGCCAGCCATCCTGATGCATCTGGGAAGGGAGTATGACTATCTGCCCAAGAGAGCTGAAACCCACACACTGGCCCTGAAAACGATTCTGGATTGCAACGATGTCCTGATCGAAATCACCAATTACAATGGGTCGGTGATGTGGAATAAAAACACTTGGGATGAATTCCGGTACAGTCGCCTGCCCGACTGGATGAAGGTCTTTGAAAAAACGGGGCTCGAGCACGGCCTTAAAGGCGATAAGGGGTTTCTGCTTGGATCCACCATCTCGGTGGCCGATATCGCCACCACGGCCCTGTTCGGAACAATGATACATTCCTTCCCAGAGCTGGAAGAAGACCTCCAGGGAAGCGCCCCGCATATTGCAACGCTTTGCAGGAGAGTTGAGGCTCGTCCACCTATCCACCGCTTTCTTGACAAGCAAAGGCAGGAGAATGGAAGGGGCTATTGCGGCGGACAGATTGAACAATCTTTACGGAAGGTGATTGAGAAGTGCACTTAA
- a CDS encoding cupin domain-containing protein — MRSNKWCQAALVAMVAFPNLYAEEVKSKNGYIVNIDERTVSNSNYREVLFTVPRSQLVVMSLKPGEEIGEEMHDSIDQFIRFEEGEAKVVLNGKEHHVKADDAVVIPAGVRHNVINTSASQDLKLYTIYSPPEHKAGTLHKTKSEAMAEHHE; from the coding sequence ATGAGATCAAACAAATGGTGCCAGGCCGCCTTGGTAGCGATGGTTGCCTTTCCCAATCTGTATGCGGAAGAAGTGAAAAGTAAAAATGGCTATATTGTGAATATAGACGAAAGGACTGTCTCAAATTCGAATTATCGAGAGGTCCTGTTCACCGTTCCCCGCAGTCAGCTTGTGGTAATGTCCCTGAAGCCGGGTGAAGAGATCGGGGAAGAAATGCACGATAGTATAGACCAATTCATTCGTTTCGAAGAAGGCGAAGCGAAAGTTGTCCTCAATGGGAAAGAGCATCACGTCAAAGCTGATGACGCCGTGGTGATACCGGCTGGGGTCCGGCACAATGTTATTAATACATCCGCCAGTCAGGATTTGAAACTCTATACCATATACAGTCCGCCCGAGCACAAGGCCGGAACCCTTCACAAGACCAAATCGGAAGCGATGGCTGAACACCACGAATAG
- a CDS encoding VF530 family protein, translated as MPDSQPNNPLHGITLATIVEELEAHYGWDGLAERIDINCFKSDPSLKSSLKFLRKTPWARSKVEALYIATFSKQNPWGGR; from the coding sequence ATGCCCGATTCTCAACCCAACAACCCGCTCCACGGTATTACCCTGGCTACCATCGTCGAAGAGCTGGAGGCCCACTACGGTTGGGACGGCCTGGCGGAGCGGATCGATATCAACTGCTTCAAGAGCGATCCATCACTGAAGTCCAGCCTCAAGTTTTTGCGCAAGACGCCCTGGGCGCGCAGTAAAGTGGAGGCGCTATACATAGCGACTTTCAGCAAGCAAAACCCCTGGGGTGGCCGCTGA
- a CDS encoding APC family permease yields MPEPTALKRSLSLSVTSLYGIGTIIGAGIYVLVGKVGAVAGLFLPYAFLLAGIIATFTALSYAELCSRFPHSAGAAAYIHRAWHRRWLSQLVAVLVAITGIVSSATMANGFIGYLELFFQIPDYVAITILVSILTLIALWGISESALTVTLITLIEVGGLLFVIYVSRGAPAAHEWPQIVSMPELESWPGLLVGSFLAFYAFIGFEDMANIAEEVRNPRKTLPRAILIAIAVSTLLYMAVAALAVRTTSVEAIALSEAPLASIVINAGYSPALIGVISMFAVMNGALVQIIMASRLLYGMAKKGMAPRIFSRVSAKTRTPVASTVLVGATILFFALWLPLVVLAKITAFIMLVIFSLVNISLVAIKLRSAKGNKGTINYPIWVPAVGFLLCFALIAFQIFA; encoded by the coding sequence GTGCCCGAACCTACCGCCCTGAAACGATCGCTTTCCCTGTCCGTGACCAGTCTCTATGGTATTGGCACGATTATTGGCGCCGGCATTTACGTGCTGGTCGGCAAGGTGGGTGCAGTGGCGGGGCTATTTCTGCCCTATGCATTTTTGCTGGCGGGAATTATCGCCACGTTTACCGCGTTGTCCTACGCAGAGCTGTGTTCACGATTCCCCCACAGTGCGGGGGCTGCCGCATATATCCACAGAGCGTGGCATCGACGCTGGCTTTCCCAGCTTGTCGCTGTTCTGGTTGCGATCACCGGAATTGTATCGTCAGCCACGATGGCAAACGGCTTCATCGGCTACCTAGAACTCTTTTTCCAGATCCCGGACTATGTCGCCATCACCATTTTGGTTTCGATACTTACCCTGATCGCATTGTGGGGGATCAGTGAGTCTGCGCTTACAGTGACCCTTATAACGCTGATAGAAGTCGGGGGATTGCTGTTTGTCATCTACGTCAGTCGCGGTGCCCCTGCGGCACATGAATGGCCGCAGATTGTTTCCATGCCTGAACTGGAATCCTGGCCGGGTCTGCTGGTCGGCAGCTTTCTGGCGTTCTACGCGTTTATCGGTTTCGAGGATATGGCCAATATTGCCGAGGAGGTAAGGAATCCACGCAAGACGCTGCCACGGGCGATACTGATCGCGATTGCCGTGTCGACATTACTCTATATGGCCGTCGCAGCCCTGGCGGTGCGCACGACTTCCGTCGAGGCGATCGCACTGAGTGAAGCGCCGCTGGCAAGTATAGTCATCAATGCCGGCTACTCGCCCGCGCTTATTGGCGTTATCAGTATGTTTGCGGTGATGAACGGAGCGCTGGTGCAGATCATTATGGCGTCCAGGCTGCTGTATGGGATGGCAAAGAAAGGTATGGCTCCGCGGATTTTTTCCAGGGTCAGCGCCAAAACCCGAACCCCGGTGGCTTCCACGGTGTTGGTAGGGGCGACTATCCTGTTTTTTGCGCTGTGGCTGCCGCTCGTCGTTCTGGCAAAGATCACTGCCTTTATTATGCTGGTGATTTTCTCGCTGGTTAACATTTCCCTGGTTGCCATCAAGTTGCGCAGCGCAAAGGGAAATAAGGGTACGATCAACTATCCAATATGGGTACCGGCGGTGGGATTTCTATTGTGCTTTGCGCTGATTGCTTTTCAAATTTTTGCTTAG